GTCGCCGCCCACAGGCCGTGATCCGCCAGCACGTTGAGTACTCCAGAAAGATATTCCGTTAGTCCGGCATTGCGCAGGCCGTAAACCACCAGATACATGCCGAGCGAGAAGATGACAATCTGCCAGGGGGCACCGCGCAGCACTTTACCCGTATTAATCGCATGACCGCGTTTAGCGACGGCAAATAATATCAGCGCGTCTACTGCCGCAATGGCGCTTACCGGAATGCCGAGCGGTTCCAGGACGAAAAATCCCACCAGCAGAAGCAGTAAAACAACCCAGCCAGTTTTGAACGTCGCAGGATCTTTAATCGCATCTGCGGGAGATTTTAGCAGCGCCATGTCGTAGTTCTGCGGAATATCTTTGCGGAAATAGAGATGCAACATCACCAGGGTAGCCAGTATTGCAGCGATATCCACCGGCACCATCACCGAGGCATATTCGCGAAAGCCGAGACTAAAGAAATCTGCCGAAACGATATTCACCAGATTGGAGACAATAAGCGGCAGGCTGGCGGTATCGGCAATGAATCCGGCCGCCATAACAAACGCCAGCGTAGTGCCTTTGCTGAACCCTAAAGCCAGCAGCATGGCGATGACAATCGGCGTCAAAATAAGCGCCGCGCCATCATTGGCAAACAGGGCCGCAACGGTAGCACCGAGCAGGACAATCCAGGTAAACAGCAAGCGACCGCGCCCATTGCCCCAGCGTGAGACGTGCAGCGCCGCCCATTCAAAAAAGCCGGACTCATCCAGCAGCAAGCTGATGATAATGACGGCTATAAACGCCGCCGTCGCGTTCCAGACGATATTCCACACCACCGGAATATCGCCCGGATGGACCACGCCAGTAACTAACGCCAGTACGGCGCCCAGTGTCGCACTCCAGCCGATGCCTAAACCTTTCGGCTGCCAGATAACCAATACGATGGTCAGGACAAAGATAGCGCCCGCCAGTAACATCATGCCTCCTGGATAAAACACATTCGAATATTCATATGTGTTTAGATAAATTTTTTAACTACAAATATTCTTACTGTCTGCGGAACAATTTTGTCTGGCGAGGTTACGGACAATCATCTGAACCTTTTCCTGTTCGCTTCGCCAGGCCTGCTCAATAATTTTCGCCGCCCATGCTGGAATATGCGGCGATAAACGGTAATGAACCCACTTTCCTTGCTTGCGGTCCAGCAATAGCCCACTTTCACGCAGTAATGCCAGATGGCGGGAGATCTTGGGCTGCGACTGATCGAGGGCAGTGCACAGATCGCAGACGCATAACTCTCCCAGTTCGCTGAGCAGTAAAACGATGCCCAGACGGGTTTTATCGGCAAGAATTTTGAAGAGTTGGATGGGTAACAGAAATGACATATTGCGCTCCTGATTGTTGCACTTAGTGTCTCTCTTCGAAGCGGATAAGTCAAAAACATATATGACTTAACGAATATGTAAGTGTAGAGAAAGGTATAGGTGTGAATTAAGCGTTGGGTGTTCATTTGAAAGGAAGTCTGAATCAGGATGTAAAAAAACCGACTTTGCGTCGGTTTTTTTACTCTTCAGCCAGAGTTGGTGGCTCTGGCTGGAGTGAGAATGCCCACATCTAACGGTTCAATACTATTAGCCAGTGGCTAACATTGCAAGCGTTAGCGATTTCTTCAGCTGGCGAAGGGACAGTTTGCTATACATGGTGGTGAAAGAGGATTGATATACTTTCATCGGGTCGCTGCCGTACCAAGCCTTGTCCGAATCCGGACGTAAAAAAACCGACTTCGCGTCGGTTTTTTTACTCTTCAGCCCTGAGTTGGTGGCTCTGGCTGGAGTGAGATAGCCATCATCTAACACATCAATGCTAATACCATACTGAAACTATTGCAAGGACGTGCTGGTTTTATAACCCGCAAGTACTGTATGATTATCCAGTTGGCTCTGAGGCATTTTCACTCTGGCAATGCGCATAAACGCTTTCAAAGTCCTGATCAGTGGTACGGGTGGTGCCGTTAACTGATGCTCTGGCCGGAGTGAGATAGTCGTCATCTAACAATGAGGCATGCGCCGTGACAGGCAGTGGATGAGTAAGCGGATGCATTCTCACTCCATCGCATGGAGAAAACGGGTGATTGATAAAGCAATCATCGTTCTTGGGGCGTTAATTGCGCTGCTGGAACTGATCCGCTTCCTGCTTCAGCTTCTGAACTGATAGCGGAAACGTAACTAAGGGCAAAGAGCACACCACTCTTTGCCCTTTAACATTTAACGCATGGTAACGAACTCTTCTGCCGCCGTTGGGTGAATGGCGACGGTATTGTCGAAGTCTTTTTTGGTTGCGCCCATCTTCAGCGCCACCGCGAAGCCCTGCAACATTTCATCCATACCAAAGCCAATGCCATGAATACCGACAATCTTCTCTTCCGGTCCAACGCACACCAGCTTCATGCGGCACGGCTGGCGGTGAGTGGTGACGGCGGTATACATCGCGGTGAAAGAGGATTTATACACTTTCACCTGATCGTCGCCGTATTGCTCGCGCGCCTGCGGTTCCGTTAAACCAACAGTCCCAATCGGCGGATGGCTGAAGACCACGGTCGGAATGTTGCTGTAATCCAGATGCTCATCCGGCTTGTTATTAAACAGGCGTTCAGAGAGACGGCGACCCGCTGCAACTGCCACCGGTGTCAGTTCCACTGCACCCGTGTTATCGCCCACCGCGTAAATACCTTCAACGCTGGTATTTTGATATTTATCGACGACGATATAACCTTTTTCGTTGGTTTTTACGCCAGCGGCTTCGAGGTTAATGTTGTCATTGGCAGGCTCGCGACCAATCGCCCAAATCAGGCAATCCACCGTTTCACTGCGACCATCTTCCAGCTCCAGCGTCAGGCTGCCGTCGGCATTTTTCACCACCGCTTTCGGGATGGCGTTGGTATGCAACTGTGGGCCTTCGGCGTTCATCACTTCGACCAGCGTTTCAGAGATCATCGGGTCGAAGCTGCGCAGCGGCGCATGTTTACGAACAAACAGATGCGTTTTCGCGCCGAGGCCGTTAATCACGCCCGCCAGTTCAACGGCAATGTAACCTGCGCCAACAACCGCCACGCGCTCTGGTAAAGCAGGCAGGGCGAAGAAGCCATCGGAATCAATACCGTATTCCACGCCTGGAATATCCGGGTGGCTCGGACGACCGCCGGTGGCGATCAGGATATGATCGGCCGTGATGGTTTCGCCGTTTACTTCAATGGTTTTGGCATCAACGAAGCGGGCAAAGCCTTTGATTACATCAACGTTATTTTTACCGAGCACGTTTTCATAGGAAGTATGAATACGGTCGATATAGGCGGTACGGCTGGCGATCAACGTTTCCCAGTTGAATTTATTGATGGTGGTATCAAAGCCATAATCCGGGCCGTACATGTGGATCGCTTCACGGATTTGCGCCGCGTGCCACATCACTTTTTTCGGCACGCAGCCAACATTCACGCAGGTGCCGCCCAGTTCTTTGGCTTCAATCAGCGCGCATTTCTGACCGTACATAGCCGCGCGGTTGATGGAGGCGATACCGCCGCTGCCGCCGCCGATGGCGATGTAATCATAGTGTTTAGTCATGACATATTGTCCTTATCGTTGATTACCGCGATTGTAGCGCGAGACGTAATAGGTGCCAGCAATGGCTGCAATTACTCTGGCACGATCCAGCTTACGGCGGCATGCCCGGTGCCAGCCGGAACCAGTTTGCTATGCAACCACGGCAACACGTTATTCATCTGCTGTTCCAGCTTCCACGGCGGGTTAATCACAATCATGCCGGAAGCGGTCATGCCACGGCGATCGCTGTCTGGCAATACCGCCAGTTCAATTTGCATAATCTTGCGAATACCGGTCGCTTCCAGATCGTGGATCATGCGCTTGATTTGCTGACGCAGCACCACTGGATACCACAGCGCGTAGACGCCTGTGGCAAAACGTTTATACCCCTCGTTAATGCCGCTGACCACCGCCTGATAGTCGGTTTTCATTTCATACGGCGGGTCGATAAGGATTAAACCACGGCGAGAAACCGGCGGCAGCTTGGCTTTAAGCTGCTGGAAACCGTCGGCTTTTTCCACGCGCGCACGGCTGTCTTTCTGAAATTCAGAGCGCAGCAACGGGTAATCGCTCGGGTGCAGCTCGGTCAGTTGCAGACTGTCCTGCTCGCGCAGTAGCTGGCGAGCAATCAACGGCGAACCTGGGTAGTAACGTAACTGCCCGCTACGGTTAAAATGTTCCACCACGCTGATGTACGGTTCCAGCTCCGCAGGCAGATCGTCCTGCTGCCAGATACGGGCGATACCTTCGAGATATTCGCCGGTACGCTCGGCATGTTCACTGCCTAACTGATAACGTCCCGCACCCGCGTGGGTATCCAGATAGAGAAACGGTTTATCTTTCTCTTTCAGCGACTCGATGATCAGGCTCTGAACGGTATGTTTAAGGACGTCGGCGTGGTTGCCAGCGTGAAAGCTGTGGCGATAACTGAGCATGGGTAAAGGTGTTCCGGTAAGTAAAAATCGGCCCGTATTCGGGGCGCACAAAAGCCTATCAGGACAGTATACCGAAAAGAGGCCGTCGCCGCGAAAGCGTAACGTTTCTCATTGAAATTCACTACACTTAACCCCATGCTACACACATTATGTAAAGCGCCTGTTGAGCGCTTCCTTAACCTCTTTAACCAGGACTGCGCTAATGACGAATCCGTTACTGACTCCCTTTGAATTGCCTCCGTTTTCTAAAATTCTCCCGGAACATGTCGTTCCAGCCGTGACGAAGGCATTGAATGACTGCCGTGAAAATGTGGAGCGCGTAGTAGCGCAAGGGGCACCGTACACCTGGGAAAATCTCTGCCAGCCGCTGGCGGAAGTGGACGATGTGTTGGGGCGTATCTTCTCCCCGGTCAGCCACCTGAACTCGGTGAAAAATAGCCCGGAACTGCGTGAAGCCTACGAACAAACCCTGCCGCTGCTGTCAGAATACAGCACCTGGGTAGGGCAACATGAAGGGCTGTATAAAGCGTACCGCGATCTGCGCGATGGCGATCATTACGCCACGCTGAATACGGCGCAGAAGAAAGCGGTTGATAACGCCCTGCGTGATTTTGAACTCTCTGGCATCGGTCTGCCGAAAGAGAAACAGCAACGCTACGGCGAAATTGCTACCCGTCTTTCCGAACTGGGCAACCAGTACAGCAACAACGTCCTTGATGCGACGATGGGCTGGACCAAACTCGTTACCGACGAAGCGGAACTGGCGGGTATGCCAGAAAGCGCGCTGGCAGCGGCAAAAGCCCAGGCCGAAGCGAAAGAACTGGAGGGCTACTTGCTGACGCTGGATATCCCAAGCTATTTGCCGGTAATGACCTACTGCGACAACCAGGCCTTGCGTGAAGAGATGTATCGCGCTTACAGCACTCGCGCTTCCGATCAAGGCCCGAACGCCGGTAAGTGGGATAACAGCAAGGTGATGGAAGAGATCCTCGCGCTGCGTCACGAACTGGCGCAACTGCTGGGCTTTGAAAACTACGCCTTTAAATCCCTTGCCACTAAAATGGCAGAAAACCCGCAGCAGGTGCTTGATTTCTTAACCGATCTGGCAAAACGCGCCCGTCCGCAGGGTGAAAAAGAGCTGGCACAGCTGCGCACCTTCGCCAAAGCCGAATTTGACGTCGATGAGTTGCAGCCGTGGGATATTGCGTACTACAGCGAAAAACAGAAACAGCACCTCTACAGCATCAGCGACGAACAGCTGCGTCCGTACTTCCCGGAAAACAAAGCGGTTAACGGCTTGTTTGAAGTGGTGAAACGTATTTACGGCATCACCGCTAAAGAGCGCAAAGATGTTGATGTCTGGCATCCGGATGTCCGTTTCTTCGAACTGTATGACGAGAACAACGAACTGCGCGGCAGCTTCTACCTCGACCTCTATGCCCGTGAGAACAAGCGCGGCGGGGCGTGGATGGATGACTGCGTAGGCCAGATGCGTAAAGCCGACGGTTCGCTGCAAAAACCGGTCGCTTACCTGACATGTAACTTCAACCGCCCGGTGAATGGTAAACCGGCGCTGTTTACGCATGACGAAGTAATCACGCTGTTCCACGAGTTCGGTCATGGTCTGCATCATATGCTGACCCGCATTGAAACCGCCGGTGTATCCGGGATCAGCGGGGTACCGTGGGATGCGGTCGAACTGCCGAGCCAGTTTATGGAAAACTGGTGCTGGGAGCCGGAGGCGCTGGCGTTTATCTCCGGTCACTATGAGACTGGCGAACCGCTGCCGAAAGAACTGTTGGATAAAATGCTGGCGGCGAAGAACTACCAGGCGGCGCTGTTTATTCTGCGTCAGCTGGAATTCGGCCTGTTCGATTTCCGTCTACATGCAGAATTCCGTCCGGATCAGGGGGCGAAAATCCTCGAAACTCTGGCAGAAATCAAAAAACTGGTTGCCGTGGTACCGTCTCCGTCCTGGGGCCGCTTCCCACATGCATTTAGCCACATCTTTGCTGGTGGTTATGCGGCAGGTTACTACAGCTACCTGTGGGCCGATGTGCTGGCGGCAGATGCCTTCTCGCGTTTTGAGGAAGAGGGCATTTTCAACCGTGAAACCGGACAGTCGTTCCTCGACAACATTCTGAGCCGTGGTGGTTCAGAAGAGCCGATGGATCTGTTCAAACGCTTCCGTGGTCGTGAACCGCAACTGGATGCGATGCTGGAGCATTACGGCATTAAGGGCTGATCATTCAGTGAAAATCTGCTTAATTGATGAAACAGGCACCGGAGACGGTGCCTTATCTGTTCTGGCGGCTCGCTGGGGGCTGGAGCACGATGAAGACAACCTGATGGCGCTGGTGTTAACACCGGAGCATCTGGAACTGCGCAAGCGTGATGAGCCGAAGCTTGGTGGCATCTTTGTTGATTTTGTTGGCGGAGCGATGGCGCACCGTCGCAAATTTGGCGGTGGACGCGGTGAGGCGGTGGCGAAAGCGGTGGGCATTAAAGGCGATTATCTCCCGGACGTGGTGGACGCTACCGCAGGACTGGGGCGCGATGCCTTTGTGCTGGCTTCGGTCGGCTGTCGTGTGCGGATGCTGGAGCGTAATCCAGTCGTTGCCGCGCTGCTCGACGACGGCCTGGCGCGTGGTTATGCGGATGCGGAAATCGGCGGCTGGTTGCAGG
The nucleotide sequence above comes from Escherichia coli. Encoded proteins:
- the rsmJ gene encoding 16S rRNA (guanine(1516)-N(2))-methyltransferase RsmJ yields the protein MKICLIDETGTGDGALSVLAARWGLEHDEDNLMALVLTPEHLELRKRDEPKLGGIFVDFVGGAMAHRRKFGGGRGEAVAKAVGIKGDYLPDVVDATAGLGRDAFVLASVGCRVRMLERNPVVAALLDDGLARGYADAEIGGWLQERLQLIHASSLTALTDITPRPQVVYLDPMFPHKQKSALVKKEMRVFQSLVGPDLDADGLLEPARLLATKRVVVKRPDYAPPLANVATPNAVVTKGHRFDIYAGTPV
- the arsR gene encoding As(III)-sensing metalloregulatory transcriptional repressor ArsR, with protein sequence MSFLLPIQLFKILADKTRLGIVLLLSELGELCVCDLCTALDQSQPKISRHLALLRESGLLLDRKQGKWVHYRLSPHIPAWAAKIIEQAWRSEQEKVQMIVRNLARQNCSADSKNICS
- the gorA gene encoding glutathione-disulfide reductase yields the protein MTKHYDYIAIGGGSGGIASINRAAMYGQKCALIEAKELGGTCVNVGCVPKKVMWHAAQIREAIHMYGPDYGFDTTINKFNWETLIASRTAYIDRIHTSYENVLGKNNVDVIKGFARFVDAKTIEVNGETITADHILIATGGRPSHPDIPGVEYGIDSDGFFALPALPERVAVVGAGYIAVELAGVINGLGAKTHLFVRKHAPLRSFDPMISETLVEVMNAEGPQLHTNAIPKAVVKNADGSLTLELEDGRSETVDCLIWAIGREPANDNINLEAAGVKTNEKGYIVVDKYQNTSVEGIYAVGDNTGAVELTPVAVAAGRRLSERLFNNKPDEHLDYSNIPTVVFSHPPIGTVGLTEPQAREQYGDDQVKVYKSSFTAMYTAVTTHRQPCRMKLVCVGPEEKIVGIHGIGFGMDEMLQGFAVALKMGATKKDFDNTVAIHPTAAEEFVTMR
- the prlC gene encoding oligopeptidase A → MTNPLLTPFELPPFSKILPEHVVPAVTKALNDCRENVERVVAQGAPYTWENLCQPLAEVDDVLGRIFSPVSHLNSVKNSPELREAYEQTLPLLSEYSTWVGQHEGLYKAYRDLRDGDHYATLNTAQKKAVDNALRDFELSGIGLPKEKQQRYGEIATRLSELGNQYSNNVLDATMGWTKLVTDEAELAGMPESALAAAKAQAEAKELEGYLLTLDIPSYLPVMTYCDNQALREEMYRAYSTRASDQGPNAGKWDNSKVMEEILALRHELAQLLGFENYAFKSLATKMAENPQQVLDFLTDLAKRARPQGEKELAQLRTFAKAEFDVDELQPWDIAYYSEKQKQHLYSISDEQLRPYFPENKAVNGLFEVVKRIYGITAKERKDVDVWHPDVRFFELYDENNELRGSFYLDLYARENKRGGAWMDDCVGQMRKADGSLQKPVAYLTCNFNRPVNGKPALFTHDEVITLFHEFGHGLHHMLTRIETAGVSGISGVPWDAVELPSQFMENWCWEPEALAFISGHYETGEPLPKELLDKMLAAKNYQAALFILRQLEFGLFDFRLHAEFRPDQGAKILETLAEIKKLVAVVPSPSWGRFPHAFSHIFAGGYAAGYYSYLWADVLAADAFSRFEEEGIFNRETGQSFLDNILSRGGSEEPMDLFKRFRGREPQLDAMLEHYGIKG
- the arsB gene encoding arsenite/antimonite:H(+) antiporter ArsB encodes the protein MLLAGAIFVLTIVLVIWQPKGLGIGWSATLGAVLALVTGVVHPGDIPVVWNIVWNATAAFIAVIIISLLLDESGFFEWAALHVSRWGNGRGRLLFTWIVLLGATVAALFANDGAALILTPIVIAMLLALGFSKGTTLAFVMAAGFIADTASLPLIVSNLVNIVSADFFSLGFREYASVMVPVDIAAILATLVMLHLYFRKDIPQNYDMALLKSPADAIKDPATFKTGWVVLLLLLVGFFVLEPLGIPVSAIAAVDALILFAVAKRGHAINTGKVLRGAPWQIVIFSLGMYLVVYGLRNAGLTEYLSGVLNVLADHGLWAATLGTGFLTAFLSSIMNNMPTVLVGALSIDGSTASGVIQEAMVYANVIGCDLGPKITPIGSLATLLWLHVLSQKNMTISWGYYFRTGIIMTLPVLFVTLAALALRLSFTL
- the rlmJ gene encoding 23S rRNA (adenine(2030)-N(6))-methyltransferase, translating into MLSYRHSFHAGNHADVLKHTVQSLIIESLKEKDKPFLYLDTHAGAGRYQLGSEHAERTGEYLEGIARIWQQDDLPAELEPYISVVEHFNRSGQLRYYPGSPLIARQLLREQDSLQLTELHPSDYPLLRSEFQKDSRARVEKADGFQQLKAKLPPVSRRGLILIDPPYEMKTDYQAVVSGINEGYKRFATGVYALWYPVVLRQQIKRMIHDLEATGIRKIMQIELAVLPDSDRRGMTASGMIVINPPWKLEQQMNNVLPWLHSKLVPAGTGHAAVSWIVPE
- the dinQ gene encoding damage-inducible type I toxin DinQ translates to MIDKAIIVLGALIALLELIRFLLQLLN